Below is a window of Picosynechococcus sp. PCC 7002 DNA.
GCAAGCAAATTTTCCACCGTGGCTGAACACAGAGCCGTGTAGGGGATCGTAAAGGGAGTACCTGTCCAGCGGCCGCCCCAGGGGATCGACTTTGGCATGAGGGGAAACTCAAAGCCCGGATAATGGTGGTCATTGGCGTAATTCCCAACGGCGATCGCCTGGACTTCTCCGGCTGAATTTAACGGCAAAGGTGCAACAGTACCTTGGGGTAAAATTTGCTGCTCCGTAAGAGTTTCTGTCCCGATCAAACGCCGACTTTCCCGGAAATAGGGCATCAGGGCAAAACTGCCGCCGTACAAGTCATGGGGAAAAACGCCCGTCGCTAGGCCATATTTTCCGCCAGATGCTTGGTAAATGTAATCCGCAAACGCCAAACTGTGGGCCTGGGCTTCCCGATAAAAATTAAGACGTTGCTGGGGATCTAAAAGGCGATCGCCCCCCAAACCAAAATCATTACCAGCGAGGGGCCAGTTCATCATGTAGTGGCCATTGGGTAAGCCCCCATAATTCAGAAAATGCTCCAGGCCATATTTTTCCCAAGCCCCTTGGAACGCCGAAAAATCGCCATGGCTAGGCGGTGGCTGCACCCCTTTTTCCTTTAGATAAAAAACCCAGGTGGGCGACTGCACCGGGTAGATTTGCGTCATTTCATTTGGGGCAGTGGGAGCGCTGGGTTCCTTAAATTTCTCTGACCAATCCCAACCCCAACGGTGGGGCACATCTCCTAAGGCAAGTAGATCCCCTAATTCTGTCCCGTCGAAGATAATGTCCGCCTCAATCCAATAATCTGGAAAACGTACCGCACAAAGGCGATCGCCTTGTCTTTTGACTTCCAGGGGGATCTGTCCCGCAATCCAGGTTAACTGCTGCTCTGCTTTAACCCAATCTGCAAAAATCTCAGCCCCAACTCGCGGCTCAAAAGTGAACATACTCACCCAACTGTGATCCAAGCCTGCTTGCTGATGTCGCCGTTGTAGCTCCCGGAGAAAAGCGCCCCAAAGTCCCGTCTGCCAGGCCTTGAGTTCATTGCCATCCGGTGCCGCTACCCCTGCCGCTGTGAGCATCCCCCCCAACCAGGGAAACTCACTCACTAAAATTGTCTCAATTCCTTGTCGCGCACATTGAATTGCTGCGGCTGTCCCTCCGGTGCCGCCCCCGACCACCAAGACCTGCGTCCGTAAGTTTTCCATTAATTTGCTTAGTTGCTAATCGATTCAATTACTTTCAAATTAATTGGACACAAACGATTCCTGGGATTGTTCCAGCCAATCTTGGCCCACACGGATCGTAAAGTCCGATTCAATTTCGCCGATGGAAGAAGCTTCAACCCTGCCCGTA
It encodes the following:
- a CDS encoding FAD-dependent oxidoreductase, which encodes MENLRTQVLVVGGGTGGTAAAIQCARQGIETILVSEFPWLGGMLTAAGVAAPDGNELKAWQTGLWGAFLRELQRRHQQAGLDHSWVSMFTFEPRVGAEIFADWVKAEQQLTWIAGQIPLEVKRQGDRLCAVRFPDYWIEADIIFDGTELGDLLALGDVPHRWGWDWSEKFKEPSAPTAPNEMTQIYPVQSPTWVFYLKEKGVQPPPSHGDFSAFQGAWEKYGLEHFLNYGGLPNGHYMMNWPLAGNDFGLGGDRLLDPQQRLNFYREAQAHSLAFADYIYQASGGKYGLATGVFPHDLYGGSFALMPYFRESRRLIGTETLTEQQILPQGTVAPLPLNSAGEVQAIAVGNYANDHHYPGFEFPLMPKSIPWGGRWTGTPFTIPYTALCSATVENLLACEKNIAVSHIANGATRLQPLVLNLGQAAGQAAALAIQNRCAPKEIDVRQLQEKLLTDNVAPAAVIPLYNLASDHPEWLKWQRFYLDHPEQYPQDGLCDRRPFVSAPTPQAKLYSGEIFPQGNCQYAIALPDQSKPIQVVTLDPQMHQWLGNLQTPQKIQAIGRINKAAPWFVLEDIA